The Jiangella sp. DSM 45060 genome contains the following window.
GCACCTGCCGGGACCGTGGCCCCTTCGGCTGCTCATCTACCTGGTCCTCATCGCCGCGCTCGTCTACGCGCTGTTCATCTGGATCTTCCCGTGGGCGGAGGACGCCTTCAACATCAGCGAGGTCACCGTCGGCTGACGGTGACCTCGCCCGGAGCGCGGCGTCAGCCGCCGGCGACCGCCGGGATGACGGAGACCTTGGCGCCCGCCGGCGTCGGCGTCTTCAGGCCGTCGGAGAAGCGCACGTCGTCCTCGTTCACGTAGACGTTGACGAAGCGGCGGATCTGGCCGGTGTCGTCGAGGACGCGCGCGCCGATGCCCGGGTAGGCGGCGTCGAGCGCGCCCAGCACGTCGGCGAGCGTGGCACCCTCGGGCACGTCGACGCTGACGTCGGACTCGCCCTTGGTGTAGGTG
Protein-coding sequences here:
- a CDS encoding ubiquitin-like small modifier protein 1; amino-acid sequence: MSVAVRVPTILRTYTKGESDVSVDVPEGATLADVLGALDAAYPGIGARVLDDTGQIRRFVNVYVNEDDVRFSDGLKTPTPAGAKVSVIPAVAGG